The Streptomyces sp. NBC_01275 genome has a segment encoding these proteins:
- a CDS encoding nucleoside 2-deoxyribosyltransferase: MAENTAQKSGLLAGLDVFVGGPIQHAILENGFVGQLQDAITTAIGTVTDHGANVFSAHVVEKFGAETAAFTPEQVSVRDFRWMKKCDVFVPVLPVQEDGTLRRTDGTHVELGWATALGRPIVLITKQPFVDSASHLLKGLHRVGFVQHIDFDEFVEKPSLLIDAVLATTERQREAIGASLVA, encoded by the coding sequence ATGGCAGAGAACACCGCTCAGAAGTCCGGTCTGCTCGCGGGCCTCGACGTCTTCGTCGGCGGACCGATCCAGCACGCCATCCTGGAGAACGGCTTCGTCGGTCAGTTACAGGACGCGATCACCACGGCCATCGGCACGGTCACCGACCACGGGGCCAACGTCTTCTCGGCGCACGTCGTCGAGAAGTTCGGCGCCGAGACCGCCGCGTTCACCCCGGAGCAGGTCTCCGTGCGGGACTTCCGCTGGATGAAGAAGTGCGACGTCTTCGTGCCCGTCCTGCCCGTGCAGGAGGACGGAACCCTGCGGCGCACGGACGGCACCCATGTCGAGCTCGGCTGGGCCACGGCCCTGGGGCGTCCGATCGTCCTCATCACGAAGCAGCCCTTCGTCGACTCCGCGAGCCACCTCCTCAAGGGGCTGCACCGGGTCGGCTTCGTGCAGCACATCGACTTCGACGAGTTCGTCGAGAAGCCGAGCCTGCTCATCGACGCCGTGCTCGCCACGACCGAGCGACAGCGCGAGGCGATCGGCGCGAGCCTGGTCGCCTAG
- a CDS encoding NtaA/DmoA family FMN-dependent monooxygenase (This protein belongs to a clade of FMN-dependent monooxygenases, within a broader family of flavin-dependent oxidoreductases, the luciferase-like monooxygenase (LMM) family, some of whose members use coenzyme F420 rather than FMN.): protein MTRKFHLAFIFNFTPDDWQGPFGTGGAPWDGAFHTDVAKALERACFDYVIVEDKLMVPESYGGSSEAALKQAMVVPKHDPVPLAVAMGVATSRLGIVATLSTLAYPPFMTARLASTMDSMLGGRFGWNIVTSAEDLAARNFGMDKLPPRDVRYEMADEYVDVVKQLFASWDADAVVLDREKGIYADHTKVRPVHFQGKYFSVRGPLNTVPSPQHRPAFVQAGASPRGRAFAARNADSVIAIAGGVQGMKEFRDDVRRHAEEIGRDPDDVKVLFCVTPVLGETEQDARDKQARMVSSPEFIQDILAQVSALTEIDFAQFALDEPLPYRLTTNGEQGTLDKFQQWGSGKALRDLVIDGAGGLVSSVDLVGTPDQVAERMGEVMAEVGGDGFMLTTPLLRLNRRYIAEVTDGLVPALQRRGLTRSVYTQGNTLRENLAEF, encoded by the coding sequence GTGACCCGGAAGTTCCATCTCGCCTTCATCTTCAACTTCACGCCGGACGACTGGCAGGGCCCCTTCGGCACCGGCGGCGCCCCCTGGGACGGCGCGTTCCACACGGACGTGGCCAAGGCCCTCGAACGGGCCTGCTTCGACTACGTCATCGTCGAGGACAAGCTCATGGTCCCGGAGAGCTACGGCGGCTCCTCGGAGGCGGCGCTCAAGCAGGCCATGGTCGTCCCCAAGCACGACCCGGTGCCGCTGGCGGTCGCCATGGGCGTGGCCACCTCCCGGCTCGGGATCGTCGCGACCCTCTCCACGCTGGCCTATCCGCCGTTCATGACGGCCCGGCTCGCCTCGACCATGGACAGCATGCTCGGCGGCCGGTTCGGCTGGAACATCGTCACCAGCGCCGAGGACCTCGCCGCCCGCAACTTCGGCATGGACAAACTGCCGCCGAGGGACGTCCGCTACGAGATGGCCGACGAGTACGTCGACGTCGTCAAGCAGCTCTTCGCCTCCTGGGACGCGGACGCCGTCGTACTCGACCGGGAGAAGGGGATCTACGCCGACCACACCAAGGTCCGCCCGGTCCATTTCCAGGGCAAGTACTTCAGTGTGCGCGGCCCCCTCAACACAGTGCCCTCGCCGCAGCACCGGCCGGCGTTCGTGCAGGCCGGGGCCTCACCCCGGGGCCGGGCCTTCGCCGCGCGCAACGCGGACTCGGTCATCGCCATCGCGGGCGGGGTGCAGGGCATGAAGGAGTTCCGCGACGACGTGCGCCGCCATGCCGAGGAGATCGGCCGCGACCCGGACGACGTCAAGGTGCTGTTCTGCGTGACGCCGGTGCTGGGCGAGACGGAGCAGGACGCGCGGGACAAGCAGGCCCGGATGGTCTCCTCCCCGGAGTTCATCCAGGACATCCTGGCCCAGGTCTCGGCGCTCACCGAGATCGACTTCGCCCAGTTCGCGCTGGACGAGCCGCTGCCGTACCGGCTGACCACCAACGGCGAGCAGGGCACCCTCGACAAGTTCCAGCAGTGGGGGAGCGGCAAGGCGCTGCGGGACCTGGTCATCGACGGGGCAGGCGGTCTGGTGTCCTCCGTGGACCTGGTCGGCACTCCGGACCAGGTCGCCGAGCGGATGGGTGAGGTGATGGCGGAGGTCGGCGGCGACGGCTTCATGCTCACCACCCCGCTGCTGCGCCTCAACCGGCGCTACATCGCCGAGGTCACCGACGGGCTCGTCCCCGCGTTGCAGCGGCGGGGGCTGACCCGGTCGGTGTACACGCAGGGGAACACGCTGCGGGAGAACCTCGCGGAGTTCTGA
- a CDS encoding DUF397 domain-containing protein, which translates to MPQLVWQKSSFSTGGEGECVELAAPSPGYLHLRESDRPQEIATPTPRALAHLLHALKAGPLSATP; encoded by the coding sequence GTGCCTCAACTCGTCTGGCAGAAGTCGTCGTTCAGCACGGGCGGCGAGGGCGAGTGCGTAGAGCTGGCGGCCCCCTCCCCCGGTTATCTCCACCTCCGCGAGAGCGACCGCCCCCAAGAGATCGCCACCCCCACCCCCCGCGCCCTCGCGCACCTCCTGCACGCGCTCAAAGCCGGTCCGCTCAGCGCCACACCGTGA
- a CDS encoding flavin reductase family protein, with protein MGHFCSGVTVVTAMGPEGPVGFTCQSFSSLSLDPPRILLGVGRTSTSWPAVRVGAKFCVNVLAQHQRSVSERFGRSGGDKFADVDWTVSPYGTPRLAGAAAWVDCRLQAEYDGGDHLVVIGDVRRLEAPAEPQEPLLYHRGRYARIAYLP; from the coding sequence ATGGGGCACTTCTGTTCCGGCGTCACCGTGGTCACCGCCATGGGGCCGGAGGGACCCGTGGGCTTCACCTGTCAGTCGTTCTCGTCGCTCTCCCTCGATCCGCCGCGCATCCTCCTGGGCGTCGGCCGCACCTCGACGAGCTGGCCCGCCGTCAGGGTCGGCGCGAAGTTCTGCGTCAACGTGCTGGCGCAGCACCAGCGTTCGGTCAGCGAGCGGTTCGGGCGTTCCGGCGGTGACAAGTTCGCGGACGTCGACTGGACCGTGTCCCCGTACGGCACTCCCCGGCTGGCCGGTGCGGCCGCGTGGGTCGACTGTCGGCTGCAGGCGGAGTACGACGGCGGCGACCACCTCGTGGTGATCGGCGACGTCCGCCGGCTCGAAGCACCGGCCGAGCCACAGGAGCCCCTGCTCTACCACCGGGGACGCTACGCGCGTATCGCCTACCTTCCCTGA
- a CDS encoding ATP-binding protein: MDDPPSVSLTFPPHPAWVRTARETIRTLLTASARQDLTDTAVLLTSEAVTNAINACTDKGCTTPVTLHAGWTDPHRLRILIQDEAPGLPALRTSTHNDEDGRGIHLISTGADAWGVCTHGPGRGKATWFELVGIQEAEMASVWHESEA, from the coding sequence GTGGACGACCCGCCCAGCGTCTCCCTCACGTTCCCACCCCACCCCGCCTGGGTCCGCACCGCCCGCGAAACGATCCGCACCCTCCTCACCGCCTCGGCCCGCCAGGACCTCACCGACACGGCAGTCCTGCTGACCTCGGAAGCCGTCACCAACGCCATCAACGCCTGCACGGACAAGGGCTGCACCACCCCCGTCACCCTCCACGCCGGCTGGACCGATCCCCACCGCCTCCGCATCCTCATCCAGGACGAGGCCCCCGGCCTGCCCGCCCTCCGTACCTCCACCCACAACGACGAGGACGGCCGCGGCATACACCTCATCTCCACCGGCGCCGACGCCTGGGGCGTGTGCACACACGGTCCGGGCCGGGGGAAGGCGACGTGGTTCGAGCTGGTGGGAATCCAAGAGGCCGAAATGGCCAGCGTCTGGCATGAGTCAGAGGCATAG
- a CDS encoding PIN domain nuclease, producing MSTAVYLIDTSALVRILRRPARALWEKPLEEGLIARCPLTEVEFLCSARNAEDRAALAHDLDLLFGWTPLDDRAVTRAWDVQRELTEKGRHRSAGAVDLLVAATAELQGLTMLHYDNDFETIASVTGQPTQWLAAPGRL from the coding sequence ATGAGCACGGCCGTCTACCTCATCGACACCAGCGCTCTCGTCCGCATCCTGCGGCGGCCTGCCCGCGCCCTCTGGGAGAAACCCTTGGAAGAGGGCCTGATCGCGCGCTGTCCGCTGACCGAGGTCGAGTTTCTGTGCAGCGCCAGGAACGCCGAGGACCGGGCCGCGCTGGCCCACGATCTGGACCTGCTGTTCGGCTGGACTCCCTTGGACGACCGGGCGGTCACCCGCGCATGGGACGTGCAACGGGAACTCACCGAGAAGGGCCGACATCGATCCGCGGGTGCGGTGGACCTGCTCGTCGCCGCGACGGCCGAACTCCAGGGGCTGACCATGCTGCACTACGACAACGACTTCGAGACCATCGCCTCGGTCACCGGGCAGCCCACTCAGTGGCTCGCGGCCCCAGGCCGCCTCTGA
- a CDS encoding GH1 family beta-glucosidase, whose product MPQPVTPVTFPPAFLWGAATSAYQIEGAVREDGRTPSIWDTFSHTPGRTAGGETGDIAVDHYHRYRDDVALMADLGLTAYRFSISWSRVQPTGRGPAVQVGLDFYRRLVDELLAKGIKPAVTLYHWDLPQELEDAGGWPERDTAFRFAEYAQIVGEALGDRVENWITLNEPWCSAFLGYASGVHAPGRTDPAASLKAAHHLNLAHGLGTSALRAAMPARNSIAVSLNSSVVRPLSPGDPADLAAVQKIDDLANGVFHGPMLRGAYPETLLAATSSLTDWSYVLDGDLRAINQPLDALGLNYYTPTLVSATDAAAKGPRSDGHGASDHSPWPAADDVAFHQTPGERTEMGWTIDPTGLHDLIMRYTREAPGLPLYVTENGAAYDDKPDPEGRVHDPERIAYLHGHLSAVRRAITDGADVRGYYLWSLMDNFEWAYGYEKRFGAVYVDYATLARTPKSSARWYGEAARTGTLPGVETA is encoded by the coding sequence ATGCCTCAGCCCGTTACCCCGGTGACCTTTCCTCCCGCTTTCCTCTGGGGCGCGGCGACGTCCGCGTACCAGATCGAGGGAGCGGTGCGGGAGGACGGCCGTACCCCCTCGATCTGGGACACCTTCAGTCATACGCCGGGCAGGACGGCCGGCGGCGAGACCGGTGACATCGCTGTCGACCACTACCACCGCTACCGCGACGACGTGGCCCTGATGGCGGACCTCGGCCTGACGGCGTACCGCTTCTCGATCTCCTGGTCCCGGGTCCAGCCGACCGGCCGGGGCCCCGCGGTCCAGGTGGGCCTGGACTTCTACCGCCGGCTGGTGGACGAGCTGCTGGCGAAGGGCATCAAGCCCGCCGTCACGCTCTACCACTGGGACCTGCCCCAGGAGCTGGAGGACGCGGGCGGCTGGCCGGAGCGGGACACGGCGTTCCGGTTCGCGGAGTACGCGCAGATCGTCGGGGAGGCGCTCGGCGACCGCGTGGAGAACTGGATCACGCTGAACGAGCCGTGGTGCAGCGCGTTCCTGGGCTACGCGTCGGGCGTGCACGCGCCGGGCCGCACGGACCCGGCGGCGTCCCTGAAGGCGGCACACCACCTCAACCTGGCGCACGGCCTGGGCACGTCGGCGCTGCGCGCGGCCATGCCCGCCCGCAACTCCATCGCCGTCAGCCTCAACTCCTCGGTGGTACGGCCTCTTTCGCCCGGCGACCCGGCGGATCTGGCGGCGGTCCAGAAGATCGACGACCTGGCCAACGGCGTCTTCCACGGCCCGATGCTGCGCGGCGCGTACCCGGAGACGCTGCTGGCCGCGACCTCGTCGCTGACGGACTGGTCCTACGTCCTCGACGGCGACCTGCGCGCCATCAACCAGCCCCTGGACGCGCTGGGCCTGAACTACTACACGCCCACGCTGGTCTCCGCGACGGACGCGGCGGCGAAGGGTCCGAGGTCGGACGGCCACGGCGCGAGCGACCACTCCCCCTGGCCGGCCGCGGACGACGTCGCCTTCCACCAGACCCCGGGCGAGCGCACCGAGATGGGCTGGACGATCGACCCGACGGGCCTGCACGACCTGATCATGCGCTACACGAGGGAGGCCCCGGGCCTGCCCCTGTACGTGACGGAGAACGGCGCGGCCTACGACGACAAGCCCGACCCCGAGGGCCGCGTCCACGACCCGGAGCGGATCGCGTACCTCCACGGCCACCTCTCGGCGGTCCGCCGCGCCATCACCGACGGCGCGGACGTCCGTGGCTACTACCTGTGGTCCCTGATGGACAACTTCGAGTGGGCGTACGGCTACGAGAAGCGCTTCGGCGCGGTGTACGTGGACTACGCGACGCTGGCCCGCACCCCGAAGTCGAGCGCACGGTGGTACGGGGAGGCGGCTCGGACGGGGACGCTGCCGGGGGTCGAGACGGCCTGA
- a CDS encoding helix-turn-helix domain-containing protein, which produces MRSDVEDAPDECAIEFAMERLGGRWKLAVLKQLMAGTLRFGELRRALPGVTQRMLTRQLRELEADGLVTRTVYREVPPRVDYRLTEVGRSLESLTDELDKWGRWYRETVRTAPTDPSP; this is translated from the coding sequence GTGCGTTCCGACGTCGAAGACGCCCCGGACGAGTGCGCGATCGAGTTCGCGATGGAGCGGCTCGGCGGGCGGTGGAAGCTGGCCGTCCTGAAGCAACTGATGGCAGGGACACTGCGGTTCGGCGAGCTGCGGCGGGCCCTGCCGGGCGTCACCCAGCGCATGCTGACCCGCCAGCTGCGGGAGCTGGAGGCCGACGGGCTGGTCACGCGGACGGTGTACCGGGAGGTGCCGCCCCGGGTCGACTACCGGCTCACCGAGGTCGGCCGCAGCCTGGAGTCCCTCACCGACGAGCTGGACAAGTGGGGGCGCTGGTACCGGGAGACGGTACGCACGGCCCCCACCGACCCCAGCCCCTGA
- a CDS encoding type II toxin-antitoxin system VapB family antitoxin, which produces MTKTLIDIDEDLLAEAAIAFGTKTKKDTVNAALREGVERKKRALALARLAARADAGDFDVLLDKENYRR; this is translated from the coding sequence GTGACCAAGACGCTGATCGACATCGACGAGGACCTGCTGGCCGAGGCGGCCATAGCGTTCGGGACCAAGACCAAGAAGGACACGGTCAACGCCGCCCTCAGGGAAGGCGTCGAACGCAAGAAGCGTGCCCTCGCGCTGGCCCGGCTCGCGGCGCGGGCGGACGCGGGCGACTTCGACGTGTTGCTGGACAAGGAGAACTACCGTCGATGA
- a CDS encoding MFS transporter has translation MSNKEAPAPVRAAQDQGAAPDRRRWLVLAVVSGSLLLCGIDLTVLHVAVPSMSRELEPSPAQLLWIVDVYSLTLAALLVTCGTLGDRIGRRRMVLSGFLTFGLASAAAAFAMSTAQLIAARAALGVGAAMIMASTVAIIRVVFTDDRERAVALGIWTSAHSVGATIGPLVGGLVTERWGWGAVFLINVPVIVVLLAVGARVIPESRNPVPRRWDLASVVLSVTGLAGVVYALKQAGEHAGVNAVIVTTAAAGGALLYVFVRRQHRLAEPLLDFTLFRERRFTTATLCVIGCFGSYVALLFFLTQWLQQVGDYSPLRAGLALMPLAAANAVGAITAPWTAARWGDRRSLTGALALFATALAFIALVGDTGHYGVLLPPLLAAGYGAGIVMTLGADSIMGAAQPERSGEAAAIQETSFELGAGLGVAVLGTVLTAAYRTGLPQVSGLTPSERTTAQESFEAAEGLAARLPNGTGDSVLHAAQQAYDRGFTAVVAIAAVGLVATATMAAVLLREREGTEEKDGTGEAEALLPPG, from the coding sequence ATGTCAAACAAGGAAGCGCCCGCGCCGGTACGAGCGGCACAGGACCAGGGCGCCGCGCCCGACCGGCGGCGGTGGCTGGTGCTGGCCGTGGTGTCCGGCAGCCTGCTGCTGTGCGGCATCGACCTCACCGTGCTGCATGTCGCCGTGCCCAGCATGAGCCGCGAACTGGAGCCGTCCCCGGCGCAGTTGCTGTGGATCGTGGACGTCTACTCGCTGACGCTCGCCGCCCTCCTCGTCACCTGCGGCACGCTCGGCGACCGGATCGGCCGGCGGCGCATGGTGCTCAGCGGCTTCCTCACCTTCGGCCTGGCCTCGGCGGCGGCCGCCTTCGCCATGTCCACGGCCCAACTCATCGCGGCCCGCGCGGCACTTGGCGTGGGCGCGGCGATGATCATGGCGTCCACGGTGGCGATCATCAGGGTCGTCTTCACGGACGACCGCGAACGGGCCGTGGCCCTCGGCATCTGGACCTCCGCGCACAGCGTCGGCGCGACCATCGGCCCGCTGGTCGGCGGGCTGGTCACCGAGCGGTGGGGCTGGGGCGCGGTCTTCCTGATCAACGTCCCCGTCATCGTCGTACTCCTGGCCGTCGGCGCGCGGGTCATCCCGGAATCCCGCAACCCCGTCCCGCGCCGCTGGGACCTGGCCAGCGTCGTGCTGTCCGTCACCGGCCTGGCGGGCGTCGTCTACGCGCTCAAGCAGGCGGGCGAACACGCCGGAGTGAACGCGGTCATCGTCACCACGGCGGCGGCGGGCGGCGCCCTGCTCTACGTCTTCGTCCGCCGCCAGCACCGCCTCGCGGAACCGCTCCTGGACTTCACCCTCTTCCGCGAACGCCGTTTCACCACCGCCACGTTGTGCGTGATCGGCTGCTTCGGCAGCTATGTCGCCCTGCTGTTCTTCCTCACCCAGTGGCTCCAACAGGTGGGCGACTACTCGCCGTTGCGTGCGGGCCTGGCCCTGATGCCACTGGCCGCCGCGAACGCCGTGGGCGCGATCACCGCGCCCTGGACGGCGGCCCGCTGGGGCGACCGCCGCTCCCTCACCGGAGCGCTCGCCCTCTTCGCGACCGCACTGGCGTTCATCGCGCTGGTCGGCGACACGGGCCACTACGGCGTACTGCTCCCGCCGCTGCTCGCCGCCGGCTACGGCGCCGGCATCGTCATGACCCTGGGCGCCGACTCCATCATGGGCGCCGCCCAGCCGGAGCGCTCCGGCGAGGCCGCCGCCATCCAGGAGACGTCCTTCGAACTCGGTGCGGGCCTCGGCGTCGCCGTCCTCGGCACCGTTTTGACCGCCGCGTACCGCACAGGCCTGCCCCAGGTGTCCGGCCTCACCCCGTCCGAACGGACCACGGCACAGGAGTCCTTCGAGGCGGCGGAAGGCCTCGCGGCCCGACTCCCGAACGGCACGGGGGACTCTGTCCTGCACGCGGCCCAACAGGCGTACGACCGAGGTTTCACGGCGGTCGTCGCCATCGCGGCGGTGGGCCTGGTGGCCACGGCGACCATGGCGGCGGTCCTGCTGCGCGAAAGAGAGGGGACGGAGGAGAAGGACGGTACAGGGGAGGCCGAGGCCCTCTTGCCGCCCGGTTGA
- a CDS encoding helix-turn-helix transcriptional regulator, translating into MAPRSNPSERQRRLGAELRKLRLRAGLTGEQAAAFLGADRARISNIETGRIDVSRNRLYMVLRHYDCPPGPYFDAVMAMAQENGKGWWHEFTDTIGPAGRDLAELESRSTILRTHNPLVIPGMLQTEEYAHAVLTATESEPQRADRYAEFRMARQQVLTSGSPAAYHAIIHEAALHTRVGSPEVMRKQLLRLMEVSRLSNVTVQVYPFEAGVYAAHSRSFVIFGTGVPELDTVYLEHPTNSLLLWDGAELDEYAKMFERLSELALAPVDPQSAPESHESRDSLSLIQHVMYTL; encoded by the coding sequence ATGGCACCCAGAAGCAACCCCAGCGAACGTCAGCGCAGGCTCGGAGCCGAGCTGCGCAAACTGCGCCTCCGCGCCGGACTCACCGGCGAGCAGGCGGCGGCTTTCCTGGGCGCGGACCGCGCCCGCATCAGCAACATCGAGACCGGGCGCATCGACGTGTCCCGCAACCGCCTGTACATGGTGCTCCGGCACTACGACTGTCCGCCGGGGCCGTACTTCGACGCCGTCATGGCCATGGCACAGGAGAACGGAAAAGGCTGGTGGCACGAGTTCACCGACACCATCGGCCCGGCGGGCCGGGATCTGGCCGAGCTCGAATCCCGTTCGACGATACTGAGGACCCACAATCCGCTGGTGATCCCGGGCATGCTCCAGACCGAGGAGTACGCCCACGCCGTCCTCACCGCGACCGAGTCGGAGCCTCAACGGGCCGATCGATACGCCGAGTTCCGCATGGCCCGGCAACAGGTGCTGACCAGCGGCTCACCCGCCGCCTACCACGCGATCATCCACGAAGCCGCCCTGCACACCCGGGTCGGCAGCCCGGAGGTCATGCGAAAGCAGCTGCTGCGGTTGATGGAGGTCTCCCGGCTGTCCAACGTGACGGTGCAGGTGTACCCGTTCGAGGCAGGTGTCTACGCCGCCCACAGCCGGTCGTTCGTCATCTTCGGGACCGGCGTCCCTGAACTGGACACGGTCTACCTGGAACACCCGACGAACTCGCTCCTGCTGTGGGATGGAGCCGAACTCGATGAGTACGCCAAGATGTTCGAGCGACTCTCGGAGCTGGCGCTGGCACCCGTGGACCCGCAGTCAGCACCCGAGTCACATGAGTCACGCGACTCGCTGAGCCTCATCCAGCACGTCATGTACACCCTGTGA
- a CDS encoding dihydroorotate dehydrogenase, giving the protein MSDVSILGLSIANPVIVGSGLLTDQERNIRRLIERGAGAVVTKTIHPNPPQGLDERILRLPVGMLNSTTYSKRPVNHWLDVLRSFAADGLPVIASLHADTPAELAALAADVESTGCRALELGISCLNEEDGLEDDNPDRIYAYTSETRSRTGLPLSVKLAIGEGLQDRVRAAIAGGADAVTVSDTIAGAAVAPDTGELELNGVYGYSGPGIKPLVLGAIWQLRRRGFDLPVMGCGGVAGGRDVADYLSVGANVTQVYTALHTDMYDTLDRILAETRELVETGDLTETRDPADQAAAPRSTPEGAVL; this is encoded by the coding sequence GTGTCCGACGTGTCCATTCTGGGCCTGTCGATCGCCAACCCCGTGATCGTCGGATCCGGCCTGCTGACGGACCAGGAACGCAACATCCGCAGACTCATCGAACGAGGAGCCGGCGCCGTAGTCACCAAGACCATCCACCCCAATCCGCCCCAGGGGCTGGACGAGCGGATATTACGGCTGCCAGTCGGCATGCTGAACAGCACCACGTACTCCAAGCGGCCGGTCAACCACTGGCTGGACGTGCTGCGTTCGTTCGCCGCCGACGGGCTTCCCGTCATCGCCTCCCTGCACGCCGACACCCCGGCCGAACTCGCCGCGCTGGCGGCGGACGTCGAGTCGACCGGCTGCCGGGCCCTGGAACTCGGCATCTCCTGCCTCAACGAGGAGGACGGGCTCGAGGACGACAACCCGGACCGGATCTACGCCTACACCTCCGAGACCCGTAGCCGCACCGGCCTGCCCCTGTCGGTCAAGCTCGCCATCGGCGAGGGTCTGCAGGACCGGGTCCGCGCCGCCATCGCCGGCGGGGCGGACGCGGTCACCGTCAGCGACACCATCGCGGGCGCCGCCGTCGCCCCCGACACGGGCGAGCTCGAACTGAACGGCGTCTACGGCTACTCGGGCCCCGGCATCAAACCGCTGGTCCTCGGCGCCATCTGGCAGCTGCGCCGCCGGGGCTTCGACCTGCCCGTGATGGGCTGCGGCGGCGTCGCCGGCGGACGTGACGTGGCCGACTACCTCAGCGTCGGCGCGAACGTGACGCAGGTCTACACGGCCCTGCACACCGACATGTACGACACGCTGGACCGGATCCTCGCGGAGACCCGGGAGCTGGTGGAGACCGGGGACTTGACGGAGACCCGGGACCCGGCGGACCAGGCAGCCGCCCCTCGCTCCACGCCCGAGGGGGCGGTCCTGTGA
- a CDS encoding creatininase family protein yields the protein MTRLTDLTSSQVADAVRGRTVVWPLGAIEQHGPHLPLSVDLLLAEAFAEEIARELDAFTLPAQAVGARSLPQSGGGLFFPGTVHVAGDTLIRFLRETLTSLTALPMARLVVVNGHYENEPFLFEALDQVREHGKLDGTEVFAFSWWSLVQDTWTDAEIPAFPGWHAEHAGVTETSLMLHLRPDLVTDERPGHDRPPRAGVYLHPVDVEQTTNQGVLSSTSGSSAALGEKLLRHVVDEATTLVREGKGLLFAQTRPDRRRTTGGKQT from the coding sequence GTGACCCGCCTGACCGACCTGACGAGTTCCCAGGTCGCCGACGCCGTACGCGGACGCACCGTCGTCTGGCCCCTCGGCGCGATCGAGCAGCACGGACCGCATCTGCCGCTCTCGGTCGACCTGCTGCTCGCGGAGGCCTTCGCCGAGGAGATCGCGCGGGAACTGGACGCGTTCACCCTGCCCGCCCAGGCCGTCGGCGCGCGTTCGCTGCCGCAGAGCGGAGGCGGACTGTTCTTCCCCGGCACCGTGCACGTCGCCGGCGACACCCTCATCCGCTTCCTGCGCGAGACGCTCACCTCGCTGACCGCGCTCCCCATGGCCCGCCTCGTCGTGGTCAACGGCCACTACGAGAACGAGCCGTTCCTCTTCGAGGCGCTGGACCAGGTGCGCGAGCACGGGAAGCTGGACGGCACGGAGGTCTTCGCGTTCAGCTGGTGGAGCCTGGTCCAGGACACCTGGACCGACGCCGAGATCCCGGCCTTCCCCGGCTGGCACGCCGAGCACGCGGGAGTCACCGAGACCAGCCTGATGCTCCATCTGCGCCCCGACCTCGTCACCGACGAGCGCCCGGGCCACGACCGGCCGCCCCGCGCGGGCGTCTACCTCCACCCCGTGGACGTCGAGCAGACCACGAACCAGGGCGTCCTCTCCTCGACCTCGGGATCGAGCGCCGCCCTCGGCGAGAAGCTCCTGCGCCATGTCGTGGACGAGGCGACGACCCTGGTCCGGGAGGGCAAGGGCCTGCTGTTCGCCCAGACCCGCCCCGACCGCCGCCGTACGACCGGAGGGAAGCAGACGTGA